The Nitrospira sp. KM1 genome includes a window with the following:
- a CDS encoding VPLPA-CTERM sorting domain-containing protein, which yields MSARVNTVFRTVFGVVFSGLIAFNAQAATVYDEVLHGDLSDNHLSPTAVGLSVGGNVIVGSTIHQPLDRDFFSVTIGAGQVLNAIVLSSYTTTDDQSFFGLAIGNGFENLGFTGVDSWALIGSTPGVSVGNNLLDFITSGLVGPGVLGPSLLGPGVYSFWLQETEGSTTYSLDYQVAAVPLPAGLPLFLSGLLGIGAMARKTMLGSSIGRHSRLLKRAARHASV from the coding sequence ATGAGCGCACGAGTAAATACGGTGTTTCGTACTGTTTTCGGGGTGGTGTTTTCCGGCTTGATCGCATTCAATGCTCAAGCGGCAACAGTCTATGACGAAGTGCTTCACGGCGATCTATCCGACAATCACTTAAGCCCGACTGCTGTTGGCCTCAGTGTGGGAGGGAACGTGATTGTGGGTTCTACCATTCACCAGCCGCTGGATCGCGATTTCTTCTCTGTTACCATCGGCGCCGGCCAAGTGTTGAATGCCATCGTGCTTTCGAGTTACACAACCACCGATGATCAATCATTTTTTGGCCTGGCGATTGGAAACGGCTTCGAGAACCTGGGGTTCACCGGTGTCGATAGCTGGGCTCTGATTGGCAGTACGCCAGGGGTTTCGGTTGGCAATAATTTGCTCGACTTCATTACCAGTGGCCTGGTAGGTCCCGGTGTCTTGGGTCCTAGCCTCCTAGGCCCTGGCGTCTATAGTTTCTGGCTGCAGGAAACAGAGGGCAGCACGACGTATTCGTTGGATTACCAGGTCGCCGCAGTTCCGCTTCCCGCCGGTCTGCCATTGTTCTTGTCGGGGCTTTTGGGCATCGGAGCGATGGCTCGCAAGACTATGTTAGGTTCCTCCATCGGGCGGCACAGCCGTCTCCTCAAGCGTGCAGCTCGGCATGCATCTGTCTGA
- a CDS encoding transposase — protein sequence MGRPLRAAPGDTVYHVLNRANARMTLFEDDGDYLAFERVLAQACDRVGMRLLAYCVMPNHWHLVVWPRGDGDLSRFMNWLTLTHTQRWHRHRNSVGNGHVYQGRFKSFPIETSEYLLTVCRYVERNPVRAGLVTRAEQWPWSSAASSKGAALHQWPIPRPQAWAEWVNADEHHEQVEALRRSVVKGLPFGSELWTKQMVTRWNLGMTLRGRGRPSKELGNNGS from the coding sequence ATGGGACGGCCGTTACGGGCGGCTCCAGGAGACACCGTCTATCACGTGCTCAATCGAGCCAACGCCCGCATGACGTTATTCGAGGACGACGGTGACTATCTCGCGTTTGAGCGCGTGCTGGCCCAAGCCTGTGACCGAGTGGGGATGCGGCTCTTGGCGTATTGTGTCATGCCGAATCACTGGCACCTGGTGGTGTGGCCGCGAGGGGATGGCGATCTTTCTCGGTTCATGAATTGGCTCACGCTGACGCACACCCAGCGCTGGCATCGGCATCGCAACAGTGTGGGGAATGGTCATGTCTATCAAGGACGATTCAAATCATTTCCCATTGAAACGAGTGAATACCTGTTGACCGTATGTCGGTATGTGGAACGCAATCCGGTGCGCGCCGGGCTCGTCACGCGTGCAGAGCAGTGGCCGTGGAGCAGTGCAGCCTCCTCCAAGGGCGCCGCACTGCATCAGTGGCCGATACCTCGTCCCCAGGCTTGGGCGGAATGGGTGAACGCCGATGAGCACCACGAGCAGGTCGAAGCCCTTCGCCGCAGTGTCGTGAAGGGTCTACCGTTCGGAAGTGAGCTATGGACGAAGCAGATGGTGACGAGATGGAATCTCGGCATGACGTTGCGAGGACGGGGACGGCCATCGAAAGAACTAGGCAACAATGGTTCCTGA
- a CDS encoding CopG family transcriptional regulator, with amino-acid sequence MADSRMTVYLQPKVYRALKVKSATTDRSVSELVNAAVIEALREDAIDLDAFDKRSKESTRPFEQVLKDLKRDGLL; translated from the coding sequence ATGGCGGACAGTCGTATGACGGTGTACTTGCAACCGAAGGTGTATCGAGCCCTGAAAGTGAAGTCCGCGACGACGGACCGATCCGTCTCGGAGTTGGTGAATGCCGCCGTCATCGAGGCGCTCCGCGAAGACGCAATCGATCTTGACGCGTTCGACAAGCGCAGCAAGGAATCAACCCGTCCGTTTGAACAGGTCCTAAAGGATCTCAAGCGTGACGGACTCTTATAA
- a CDS encoding TM0106 family RecB-like putative nuclease, whose translation MTDKTAVFAATDLSNFLACRHRSALDLAAAMGKLKAPAALLDMALTLLREKGAAHERAYVEHLRAQGLTVVEIPVDAAPDERVSQTVVALKSGADVICQGAFAGQGWIGYADVLRKEPCPPGRRSSLGDFYYEPYDTKLARETRGGTILQLALYADLLGEIQGVAPERFFVVTPGKDFIVQPYRLADYAAYFRMVRARMLKVLGKGPDVLLTETYPDPVEHCDVCRWWERCNKRRRDDDHLSFIAGVGLSQRTELVSRGVTTLAAAAVMPVPVTFKPSRGTADTYNRIVEQAQVQLEQRTKKEPIFKVLPVVPAQGLCRLPEPSPGDLFLDLEGARFVREGGHEYLFGLGHVTATGDFEYRRWWAMDTMEEQAAFEALIDAIQHARTVDPHLHIYHFAPYEPTALKRLAGRYAIKQDALDDLLRGECFVDLYAAVRQAVRAGVESYSIKELEQYFGYQRVIALRDAATHRIAIEIALEIGDPDTISEETRQIVEEYNRDDVVSTWRLREWLEGLRTRQIEDGVEVLRPTTKEAEKKDPDDRTARAEALRAELLDGLSPEAATDPHHPDHPRWLLAFLIDWHHREEKANWWEYFRLKDLPEEDLIDEPKALTGLQHVVEVGPFLGKKGKPTGSIIHRYRFPLQEVELTEGDTLKRLDGQAFGEVLKLDRTALTIDVKRGRNSGKDHPRSVFSNDVFGMERQQESVMRFAANLHAAGYQQLSAGADLLYRRPPRLRKGEFNPRLNESAADFAVRIVTELDRTTLAIQGPPGAGKTYAGARMIRTAVGAGMRVGVTANSHKVIQNLLAEIEKQGRNEGKELRLGHKVDDEGNLADGVTPFKDNGSAIAAITSREIEVLGGTAWLWASEHATQSVDLLFVDEAGQFSLANTLAVASAAMSVVVFGDPQQLDQPQKASHPEGVGVSALAHVLGGSETMPTDRGIFMPETWRLAPAVCSFTSELFYAGKLKPLPSLAVQRLTGTAVFDGAGLWWIAVAHDGNRSSSDEEVRAVAELVDQLIGARWVDQDGKTCPFIAADLRVVAPYNAQVNRLAARLQPRGVPVGTVDKFQGQTCAAVIYSMATSSPEDAPRGMEFLYSLNRLNVATSRGRCATFIVASPALLDPQCWTPRQMQLANGLCRFVEMARRP comes from the coding sequence ATGACTGACAAGACAGCAGTTTTTGCCGCAACGGATCTGTCGAACTTTCTGGCGTGCCGGCATCGTAGTGCATTGGACCTGGCTGCTGCCATGGGAAAGCTTAAGGCGCCCGCCGCATTGCTCGATATGGCACTCACGCTGCTGCGGGAGAAGGGCGCTGCACACGAGCGAGCCTACGTCGAACATCTGCGCGCGCAAGGACTCACCGTAGTCGAGATACCAGTTGATGCGGCACCTGACGAGCGCGTCTCGCAAACCGTCGTAGCGCTCAAATCTGGAGCGGACGTCATCTGCCAGGGAGCGTTTGCCGGCCAGGGCTGGATTGGCTATGCCGATGTCCTGCGCAAGGAGCCTTGTCCACCTGGAAGGCGATCGAGTCTCGGCGACTTCTACTATGAGCCCTATGATACGAAGTTGGCGCGTGAGACGAGAGGAGGGACGATCCTGCAGCTTGCACTCTATGCCGACCTGCTGGGCGAGATCCAAGGCGTCGCGCCCGAGCGTTTCTTCGTCGTCACCCCCGGGAAGGATTTTATCGTCCAGCCGTATCGTCTCGCGGACTATGCCGCGTATTTCCGCATGGTGCGCGCCCGGATGCTCAAGGTGTTGGGAAAAGGGCCCGATGTGCTCCTGACAGAGACCTACCCTGATCCCGTGGAGCACTGTGATGTCTGTCGCTGGTGGGAGCGCTGCAACAAGCGACGCCGGGATGACGATCACCTTTCCTTCATCGCCGGCGTGGGCCTCTCTCAGCGCACCGAATTGGTATCGCGCGGCGTGACGACGCTGGCGGCCGCAGCCGTGATGCCCGTTCCCGTCACATTCAAGCCGTCCCGAGGCACAGCTGACACGTACAACCGGATTGTCGAGCAGGCGCAGGTGCAGCTTGAGCAGAGGACAAAGAAGGAACCGATCTTCAAGGTGCTGCCGGTCGTCCCCGCCCAGGGGCTTTGCCGCCTGCCCGAACCATCCCCCGGCGATCTCTTTCTCGACCTGGAGGGAGCACGCTTTGTCCGTGAGGGCGGGCATGAGTATCTGTTTGGGCTGGGTCACGTCACCGCTACCGGAGACTTTGAGTATCGGCGCTGGTGGGCCATGGATACCATGGAGGAACAAGCGGCCTTTGAAGCATTGATCGATGCGATCCAGCACGCACGGACAGTAGACCCCCATCTCCACATCTATCACTTTGCGCCGTACGAGCCGACGGCTCTCAAGCGTCTCGCAGGCCGTTATGCGATCAAACAGGACGCGCTCGATGACCTGTTGCGGGGTGAATGCTTTGTCGATCTGTATGCGGCCGTTCGGCAGGCAGTACGCGCCGGTGTCGAGAGCTATTCGATCAAAGAGCTCGAGCAGTACTTCGGATACCAGCGAGTGATCGCCTTGCGGGACGCGGCAACGCACCGCATCGCGATCGAGATCGCGTTAGAAATTGGCGACCCGGACACTATTTCAGAAGAAACGCGGCAGATCGTCGAAGAATATAACCGCGATGACGTCGTCTCCACATGGCGGTTGCGAGAGTGGTTGGAAGGTCTGCGGACGCGTCAGATCGAAGACGGGGTAGAGGTGCTGCGGCCAACGACCAAAGAGGCCGAAAAAAAGGACCCAGACGATCGCACCGCACGCGCAGAGGCCCTTCGCGCCGAATTGCTTGACGGCCTCTCACCGGAGGCAGCGACCGACCCCCACCATCCCGACCATCCCCGATGGCTGCTGGCTTTTCTGATCGACTGGCACCATCGGGAAGAAAAAGCAAACTGGTGGGAATACTTCCGACTAAAGGACCTTCCGGAAGAAGACTTGATCGACGAACCAAAAGCGCTTACCGGTCTTCAGCATGTCGTCGAGGTCGGACCCTTTCTGGGGAAGAAGGGGAAGCCGACCGGGAGTATCATCCACCGGTATCGGTTCCCGCTGCAGGAGGTGGAACTTACTGAAGGCGATACGCTGAAGCGGCTCGACGGTCAGGCCTTTGGCGAGGTACTGAAGCTCGACCGAACGGCGCTGACCATAGACGTGAAGCGCGGCCGTAACTCAGGCAAGGACCATCCCCGGTCGGTGTTTTCGAATGATGTGTTCGGTATGGAACGGCAGCAAGAGTCCGTGATGCGGTTTGCGGCGAATCTGCATGCGGCGGGCTATCAGCAGCTCTCCGCCGGCGCAGACCTTCTTTACCGGCGTCCTCCGCGACTCCGCAAAGGCGAGTTCAATCCTCGCCTGAACGAATCCGCAGCGGACTTCGCAGTCCGAATCGTCACCGAGCTGGATCGAACAACGCTGGCCATTCAAGGGCCGCCCGGGGCTGGGAAGACGTATGCGGGCGCACGCATGATTCGTACAGCGGTAGGGGCCGGTATGCGGGTCGGCGTGACGGCGAACAGTCACAAAGTCATCCAGAATTTACTCGCCGAGATCGAGAAGCAAGGCCGAAACGAAGGGAAGGAACTCCGGCTTGGCCACAAAGTGGACGACGAGGGGAACCTTGCTGATGGTGTGACGCCGTTTAAGGATAACGGATCAGCCATTGCCGCCATCACCAGTCGGGAGATCGAAGTGCTGGGCGGAACGGCCTGGCTCTGGGCGAGCGAGCATGCGACGCAGTCGGTAGACTTGCTGTTTGTCGATGAAGCCGGACAATTCTCGCTGGCGAACACGCTGGCAGTAGCATCAGCAGCGATGAGTGTCGTCGTGTTCGGCGATCCGCAGCAATTGGATCAGCCGCAGAAGGCGAGCCATCCGGAGGGTGTCGGGGTCTCGGCACTGGCTCACGTCCTCGGTGGGAGCGAGACGATGCCGACTGATCGAGGCATTTTCATGCCGGAAACCTGGCGCCTAGCGCCGGCGGTCTGCAGCTTCACCTCGGAGTTGTTCTACGCCGGCAAGTTAAAACCCCTTCCATCTCTGGCCGTTCAACGGCTTACCGGGACAGCGGTCTTCGATGGTGCGGGGCTTTGGTGGATCGCCGTGGCGCACGACGGCAATCGCAGCTCGTCCGATGAGGAAGTGAGGGCCGTCGCGGAACTGGTGGATCAACTGATAGGCGCGAGGTGGGTGGATCAGGATGGGAAGACGTGCCCTTTTATCGCGGCTGACTTAAGGGTCGTGGCGCCGTACAACGCCCAGGTGAACCGTCTCGCTGCTCGTCTCCAGCCACGGGGCGTTCCGGTCGGGACTGTGGACAAGTTCCAAGGGCAAACCTGTGCGGCAGTCATCTACTCGATGGCCACTTCGTCTCCCGAGGATGCGCCTCGCGGGATGGAATTTCTCTATTCTCTCAACCGGCTTAATGTGGCTACGTCGCGTGGACGCTGTGCCACGTTCATCGTCGCAAGCCCCGCACTTCTTGACCCTCAATGCTGGACACCAAGACAGATGCAGCTGGCGAACGGCCTGTGCCGGTTTGTAGAAATGGCGAGGCGGCCTTAG
- a CDS encoding DUF4926 domain-containing protein produces MIKEHDRVVLAATVPTEGLVADDVGTVVHVYGDGQAYEVEFTTLEGKTAAVITVEAAHVRPVGKREITHARERASR; encoded by the coding sequence ATGATTAAAGAGCATGATCGAGTGGTGCTGGCTGCGACCGTGCCAACCGAAGGGCTTGTGGCGGATGATGTGGGTACGGTGGTGCACGTCTATGGAGATGGTCAGGCCTACGAGGTGGAGTTCACCACTCTGGAAGGGAAGACTGCTGCGGTCATCACGGTGGAAGCCGCCCACGTTCGCCCTGTGGGCAAACGCGAGATCACCCACGCCCGCGAACGTGCTTCGCGGTAG
- a CDS encoding ATP-binding protein: MSNNNPKALDAFAQQLHVKATWEQVPLPPAELAVLRQIVRDMKLRQPAGKRAVSQPIRGQSGVVAIFDGPSGSARTMAAAALAHDLGTNLYRVDLSAAVNKYIGETEKNLAQLFDQAERSQAILFFDEADALFGKRSEVKDTHGRYASLDVGYLLQRLETFNGLAILASNSRTQLDETFLRRIRYFVNIQ; this comes from the coding sequence ATGTCGAACAACAATCCCAAGGCCCTTGACGCATTTGCTCAACAGCTGCATGTGAAGGCGACATGGGAGCAGGTTCCCTTGCCGCCTGCTGAGCTGGCCGTACTTCGGCAGATTGTCCGAGACATGAAGCTACGCCAACCCGCAGGGAAGCGAGCTGTCTCACAGCCGATACGCGGTCAATCAGGGGTCGTCGCAATATTCGACGGGCCATCCGGATCAGCCAGGACCATGGCAGCTGCGGCTCTGGCGCATGATCTTGGAACGAATCTCTATCGTGTCGATCTTTCTGCCGCGGTGAACAAATACATCGGGGAGACGGAAAAGAATCTCGCTCAACTATTTGACCAGGCTGAACGCTCCCAGGCGATTCTCTTTTTCGATGAGGCCGATGCATTGTTTGGGAAGCGCAGCGAGGTGAAAGACACTCATGGCCGTTATGCCAGCCTCGATGTGGGGTACCTGCTGCAGCGCCTGGAGACCTTCAACGGACTGGCGATTCTTGCGAGTAATTCAAGGACCCAGCTCGATGAGACATTTCTCCGCCGCATTCGCTACTTCGTGAATATCCAGTAG
- a CDS encoding PD-(D/E)XK nuclease family protein, whose protein sequence is MALDNFPVQRDLFTAVGHLGMRRHAEDSLTNAFQACFTYSPVFQQAILQKLWLVCGLGRIPPININWKCATQISDQDSRYDIYISPELENQSKAKIPVFIIENKLAAPLIDRQLKKYSKKKRDCDHCIVVITRDHPEVSLKWLSMNAIAALRWQDLYLALQQASGKGNKVDKFLIANFLKYLSRANMAYESVSLTDIQHFGRLLSAISKGRRDGIVNRGRKAFSTGDAILRLLKEVQVIAEEHLYSPTRFYLWGPGYDRYEDQGIWHCLYFSFYKGKQSINCGISISDDAKEDVYLEIYYWDDKNNAYHKQPNCCLDVKQFIIDGALDKDKIASKCRNLFQRWGVAKRTMHS, encoded by the coding sequence ATGGCTCTAGATAATTTTCCTGTTCAGCGAGACCTGTTCACAGCTGTAGGTCATCTCGGAATGAGAAGACATGCAGAGGACAGTCTCACAAATGCATTTCAAGCGTGCTTTACATACTCTCCTGTGTTTCAGCAAGCAATACTGCAGAAGCTTTGGTTGGTGTGCGGTCTCGGAAGAATTCCGCCGATCAACATAAACTGGAAATGTGCAACACAGATTAGCGATCAAGACTCTCGTTATGACATCTACATCTCGCCAGAACTAGAGAATCAAAGTAAAGCGAAAATCCCTGTTTTTATAATTGAGAACAAGTTAGCCGCCCCCTTGATTGATCGACAACTTAAGAAGTATTCGAAAAAGAAAAGGGATTGCGATCATTGTATTGTCGTTATCACGAGGGATCATCCAGAAGTCTCGCTAAAATGGTTAAGCATGAATGCCATAGCCGCTTTGCGCTGGCAGGATTTGTATCTTGCACTCCAGCAGGCATCAGGTAAAGGAAACAAGGTAGACAAGTTTCTGATCGCTAACTTTCTAAAATATTTGTCGAGGGCAAATATGGCCTATGAGTCCGTATCGCTTACAGATATTCAGCATTTCGGCCGCTTGTTAAGTGCCATTTCAAAAGGCAGACGGGACGGCATTGTCAATAGAGGGCGAAAGGCATTCTCCACAGGTGATGCAATTCTCCGGTTGTTGAAGGAGGTGCAGGTTATTGCTGAGGAACATTTATACAGTCCAACACGCTTTTATCTCTGGGGCCCTGGCTATGATAGGTATGAGGACCAAGGCATTTGGCATTGTCTTTATTTCTCCTTCTATAAGGGCAAACAATCTATTAACTGCGGAATATCAATTTCCGATGATGCTAAAGAAGACGTCTACCTTGAGATCTATTATTGGGACGACAAAAACAACGCTTACCATAAACAACCAAATTGTTGTCTGGACGTGAAACAGTTCATCATCGATGGCGCGCTTGATAAGGACAAAATTGCATCAAAATGCAGAAACTTGTTTCAACGGTGGGGTGTCGCAAAGCGGACTATGCATAGCTGA
- a CDS encoding transposase, whose protein sequence is MIERYNWLCHGYCLMDDHYHLLLETPQSNLSLGMRHLNGLYTQGYNRRPRRVGHLFQGRFKAILVEKGSSPARAMSLCGLESHPGKSGPASATVRLE, encoded by the coding sequence GTGATCGAGCGCTACAACTGGCTGTGTCATGGGTACTGTCTGATGGACGACCATTATCATCTCCTCCTCGAAACGCCTCAATCCAATTTGTCTCTCGGTATGCGTCATCTCAACGGACTCTACACACAGGGATACAACCGGCGGCCCCGGCGAGTCGGCCATCTGTTTCAGGGACGGTTCAAAGCCATTCTCGTGGAGAAGGGAAGCTCACCTGCTCGAGCTATGTCGCTATGTGGTCTTGAATCCCATCCGGGAAAAAGTGGTCCTGCATCCGCGACAGTACGGCTGGAGTAG
- a CDS encoding helix-turn-helix domain-containing protein, with the protein MLLDRKGKVRQHIHTAYRQYGYRLAEIADYLGVHAATVSRRLKDAEQANV; encoded by the coding sequence GTGCTGCTTGATCGCAAAGGAAAGGTCAGGCAGCATATCCATACTGCATATCGGCAGTATGGTTATCGCTTGGCCGAGATCGCGGATTATCTCGGCGTTCATGCGGCGACAGTCAGCCGGCGGCTGAAAGACGCTGAACAGGCGAATGTATGA
- a CDS encoding type II toxin-antitoxin system RelE/ParE family toxin has protein sequence MTDSYKLVIKKSAERELRTIPKSDLRRITERLRGLADTPRPQGCEKLSGHDQYRIRQGDYRIIYGIDDEARIVTLVKVGHRREIYR, from the coding sequence GTGACGGACTCTTATAAGCTTGTGATCAAGAAGTCGGCGGAACGGGAGCTGCGAACAATACCCAAATCCGACCTCCGGCGCATCACAGAGCGCCTACGAGGGCTTGCCGACACGCCACGGCCTCAAGGTTGCGAAAAACTGTCCGGGCACGATCAGTACCGTATTCGACAAGGAGACTACCGTATAATCTATGGCATCGACGACGAAGCTCGCATCGTAACTCTCGTCAAGGTGGGTCACCGCCGAGAAATCTACCGCTGA
- a CDS encoding site-2 protease family protein, giving the protein MKTLLLLLSAGKLGKAAVTAGTMLLSMGAYALVFGWWYAVGFVLLIFGHEMGHYLAAKQRGLNVGAPTFIPFVGAWIQLKDQPMNVETEAYVGIAGPVAGTIAAGGCYYAAQYFDSQLLLALAYSGFMINLFNLIPLSPLDGGRITAIISPKLWWVGVPILLALFINTQSPMLLLIAVLAAPHLLSTFRRNEQDPAYARYYDTPLATRFSYAAYYLGLAAFLSVMSYELHQMLPRTH; this is encoded by the coding sequence ATGAAGACACTGCTGCTCTTACTGTCCGCGGGAAAACTCGGGAAAGCCGCCGTGACAGCCGGCACGATGCTGCTGTCGATGGGGGCCTATGCCTTGGTGTTCGGGTGGTGGTACGCGGTGGGCTTTGTATTGTTGATCTTCGGCCATGAGATGGGACATTACCTGGCTGCAAAGCAGCGGGGACTCAACGTCGGCGCGCCCACCTTCATTCCGTTCGTCGGTGCATGGATTCAATTGAAGGATCAACCGATGAACGTGGAAACGGAGGCCTATGTCGGCATTGCGGGGCCCGTGGCCGGGACTATTGCCGCGGGAGGCTGCTACTACGCGGCGCAATACTTCGACAGCCAGCTGTTATTGGCCCTCGCGTATTCGGGATTCATGATCAACTTGTTCAATCTGATTCCCTTGTCCCCGCTGGATGGCGGCCGCATCACTGCCATCATTTCGCCGAAGCTGTGGTGGGTGGGTGTCCCGATTCTCCTCGCGCTGTTCATCAATACGCAAAGCCCCATGTTGCTGCTCATCGCCGTCCTTGCCGCACCGCACCTTCTCTCGACGTTCCGGCGCAACGAACAAGATCCGGCCTATGCTCGCTATTACGACACGCCTCTCGCCACCCGGTTCAGCTATGCAGCCTACTATCTCGGCCTCGCAGCATTCCTGAGCGTGATGAGCTACGAACTGCACCAAATGCTGCCTCGCACGCATTGA
- the msrA gene encoding peptide-methionine (S)-S-oxide reductase MsrA, with protein sequence MPASRWFSMVLLVLAVAASGSTSRAGEHAKAVFAGGCFWSMELAFEKVEGVVSATSGFSGGSLPNPTYEEVSAGRTGHAESVEVVYDPVKVSYQTLLDHYWKNVDPFTANAQFCDHGPQYRTVIFYGTEEEKRQAEASKRSIEQSKRFNKPIVTQIERAAQFYLAGDEHQDFAARNPGQYKRYKVLCGRSDRLEELWGKS encoded by the coding sequence ATGCCTGCTTCACGATGGTTCTCGATGGTGTTGCTGGTCCTTGCCGTGGCGGCATCCGGAAGCACGAGTCGCGCTGGGGAACACGCGAAGGCGGTATTTGCCGGGGGCTGCTTCTGGTCCATGGAGCTGGCCTTCGAAAAAGTCGAAGGCGTCGTGTCGGCCACGTCGGGTTTCTCGGGCGGGTCTCTACCGAATCCGACCTATGAGGAGGTGTCGGCCGGCAGGACCGGTCACGCTGAATCCGTGGAAGTCGTTTACGATCCGGTCAAGGTCAGTTATCAAACGCTCTTGGACCATTACTGGAAGAACGTGGATCCGTTCACGGCCAACGCGCAGTTCTGCGACCACGGGCCGCAGTACCGCACGGTGATTTTCTACGGCACCGAGGAGGAGAAGCGGCAGGCGGAGGCGTCGAAGCGGTCGATCGAGCAGTCCAAACGGTTCAATAAGCCGATCGTGACTCAGATCGAACGGGCGGCACAGTTTTATCTGGCTGGAGACGAACACCAGGATTTCGCCGCGAGGAATCCCGGGCAGTACAAACGGTACAAAGTCCTCTGCGGCCGCTCCGATCGGCTGGAAGAGTTGTGGGGAAAATCGTAA
- a CDS encoding DUF2442 domain-containing protein, with translation MSTMPEFSLRVAFVDGATGEVDMRNFLSGPQTTGTVFEPLRDPSVFAQVGVVMGTVQWANGADLAPDAMYDAIKAHGRWIVE, from the coding sequence GTGAGCACCATGCCTGAGTTCTCGTTGCGGGTCGCGTTTGTCGATGGCGCCACGGGTGAGGTGGACATGCGAAACTTTCTGAGTGGTCCTCAGACGACTGGAACGGTGTTCGAGCCGCTACGAGACCCAAGTGTCTTTGCTCAGGTGGGTGTGGTGATGGGCACTGTCCAATGGGCGAATGGCGCGGATCTCGCTCCCGATGCCATGTATGACGCGATCAAAGCCCATGGCCGGTGGATTGTCGAGTGA
- a CDS encoding DUF2167 domain-containing protein: protein MKTTSILLIALIFACSQAMAEQADAPLSWQAGPTDVTLSDQATLRLPEGYRFLGPEETQAVLKSMGNFPSGSELGLIAPAKDEDWFVVVRYVDAGYVKDDDAANWNADELFASIKEGTEDDNKRREAQGIPPLVLIGWEEKPHYDAQAHKVVWAISSQGSQSAGVNYNTLALGRHGYMSMNMVGDLRDLPQLKPHVQTLLTNLNFTEGKRYADFNSATDKVAAVGLAALIAGAAFKSGILAKLWALLIPLIIAGKKLLIFLVLVVGGLLAKWLKKKPAPVPAATPPSP from the coding sequence ATGAAAACAACATCGATCCTGCTCATTGCACTCATCTTCGCCTGCTCTCAGGCAATGGCGGAGCAAGCCGACGCGCCGCTCTCCTGGCAAGCCGGGCCGACGGACGTGACGCTGTCGGATCAGGCCACGCTTCGGCTCCCGGAAGGGTATCGATTCCTCGGTCCTGAAGAAACGCAAGCGGTCCTCAAGAGTATGGGAAACTTTCCTTCCGGTTCTGAATTGGGACTGATCGCGCCCGCCAAGGATGAGGACTGGTTCGTTGTGGTGCGCTATGTCGATGCGGGCTATGTCAAAGATGACGACGCGGCCAATTGGAACGCGGACGAGCTCTTCGCGTCGATCAAGGAGGGAACCGAAGACGACAACAAGCGCCGTGAGGCACAAGGAATCCCGCCGCTCGTCCTGATCGGCTGGGAGGAGAAACCTCACTACGATGCGCAGGCGCACAAGGTGGTCTGGGCGATTTCCAGCCAGGGCAGCCAGAGTGCCGGGGTCAATTACAACACGCTGGCCTTGGGACGGCACGGATACATGAGCATGAACATGGTTGGTGACCTGCGCGATCTGCCGCAGTTGAAACCGCATGTGCAGACGCTCCTTACCAATCTGAACTTCACGGAAGGAAAGCGCTATGCCGATTTCAACAGCGCGACGGACAAGGTCGCGGCGGTCGGCCTTGCGGCATTGATTGCGGGCGCGGCCTTCAAGTCGGGCATCCTCGCCAAGCTCTGGGCCTTACTGATCCCCCTGATCATTGCCGGAAAGAAACTGCTCATTTTCCTCGTCCTCGTCGTCGGCGGGCTTCTGGCAAAATGGTTGAAGAAGAAACCCGCGCCCGTTCCGGCGGCCACACCGCCATCGCCATGA
- a CDS encoding type II toxin-antitoxin system VapB family antitoxin, giving the protein MRTTLDLNQHLIEQLMKATSAKTKTEAIHLAAHELIRRKKLDQLKNLSGKIHLDLDWKQLEQVEVRHQTSLKRRRHGHR; this is encoded by the coding sequence ATGCGTACCACGTTGGATCTCAACCAGCACTTGATCGAGCAGCTGATGAAAGCGACTTCGGCCAAGACCAAGACTGAAGCCATCCATCTTGCCGCTCACGAACTGATTCGGAGAAAAAAACTCGATCAGTTGAAAAACCTGAGCGGGAAAATCCATCTCGATCTCGATTGGAAGCAACTCGAGCAAGTCGAAGTCCGTCATCAAACCTCCCTCAAACGCCGCCGACATGGTCATCGCTGA